In one Diabrotica virgifera virgifera chromosome 5, PGI_DIABVI_V3a genomic region, the following are encoded:
- the LOC126885389 gene encoding uncharacterized protein LOC126885389 → MTVDFENKENQKSPTIDETTGTEDEIGLTFTNNDVKISRECEKGSSSSSSSISTSSSSISVFDNLSGDPNYSSSSCSSSSDDSSDKEPPSSVNSNNGNQNSSNKRRSVKNPCPSPENVKKKRKRKISQVAKMMRNSGQSYTSIKIGKKDVI, encoded by the coding sequence ATGACTGTTGATTTTGAaaacaaagaaaaccaaaaaaGTCCAACTATCGACGAAACCACAGGTACTGAAGATGAAATAGGactaacgtttaccaataatgaCGTTAAAATCAGTAGGGAGTGTGAAAAGGGCAGTAGCAGCTCCTCGTCTTCCATATCAACCAGTTCTTCTAGTATTTCAGTCTTTGATAACCTCTCGGGCGACCCAAATTATTCTTCCAGTAGCTGTTCGTCATCCTCTGATGATTCTTCTGATAAGGAGCCTCCTTCAAGTGTGAACTCTAATAATGGGAACCAAAATTCAAGCAACAAAAGACGCTCTGTTAAAAACCCATGTCCTTCAccagaaaatgtaaaaaaaaaacgaaagagAAAGATATCTCAGGTTGCTAAGATGATGAGGAATAGTGGCCAAAGTTATACTTCGATAAAAATCGGGAAAAAAGATGTAATCTAA